Proteins encoded together in one Amphritea japonica ATCC BAA-1530 window:
- the rpmF gene encoding 50S ribosomal protein L32 translates to MAVQKSKVTRSRRGQRRSHDALSNPTLSVESTTGETHLRHHVSADGFYRGKQVVAQQDDE, encoded by the coding sequence ATGGCAGTACAAAAGAGCAAAGTAACTCGTTCACGTCGCGGTCAGCGTCGTTCTCACGATGCACTGAGCAACCCAACTCTTTCCGTAGAATCAACTACTGGTGAAACTCACCTTCGTCACCACGTAAGTGCGGATGGTTTCTACCGTGGTAAGCAGGTTGTTGCACAGCAAGACGACGAGTAA
- the mltG gene encoding endolytic transglycosylase MltG has protein sequence MRKVVVSFVITLVVVIAVAYGGWRSLESYLDTPLKIDQSHIVMVESGSSFGRIANRLAAEGVLEKPDWFSFFIRLKKVGHLLKAGEYEILQGATPRSLVAQLIEGKSLTYKFTIIEGSTFKQLRSSLKANSQLKHTLDDKTDEQVMALIGLKGKHPEGMFLADTYQFQRDGTDVDLLRRAHSLLQSELDDAWASKAEKLPYKDSYEALIMASIVEKETGLSTERPTIAGVFVRRLNKGMRLQTDPTVIYGMGDRYKGNIRRADLRRPTAYNTYTISGLPPTPIALVGREAIKAALHPVEGRWLYFVAKGDGSHQFSATLQQHNRAVKEYQLRRRNGYRSSPDQ, from the coding sequence GTGCGTAAAGTTGTAGTCTCTTTTGTTATCACGTTGGTTGTTGTTATCGCGGTTGCTTACGGTGGATGGCGTTCATTAGAGTCATATTTGGATACTCCACTGAAAATAGATCAATCGCATATTGTAATGGTTGAATCCGGTAGCAGTTTTGGTCGAATTGCGAATCGTTTGGCAGCAGAAGGAGTGTTGGAAAAGCCAGACTGGTTCTCATTTTTTATTCGATTAAAGAAAGTGGGCCATCTGCTTAAGGCGGGTGAATATGAAATCCTTCAGGGGGCAACGCCGAGATCTCTGGTTGCTCAGTTAATTGAAGGCAAGAGTTTGACTTATAAGTTCACTATTATTGAAGGCTCTACTTTCAAGCAATTACGAAGCTCTCTAAAAGCTAACTCTCAACTAAAACACACTCTGGATGATAAAACTGATGAGCAAGTGATGGCGCTTATTGGGCTTAAAGGAAAACATCCTGAAGGGATGTTCCTGGCAGACACTTATCAATTTCAGCGCGACGGAACTGATGTGGATCTGCTACGACGAGCTCATTCTCTGTTACAGTCAGAGCTGGATGATGCCTGGGCGAGCAAAGCAGAAAAGTTGCCTTATAAAGATTCATATGAAGCGTTGATCATGGCATCAATCGTTGAAAAGGAGACCGGGCTAAGTACAGAGCGGCCGACGATTGCCGGTGTATTTGTCCGTCGACTGAACAAAGGGATGCGGTTGCAGACCGATCCAACAGTGATCTATGGTATGGGGGATCGCTATAAGGGTAATATTCGCCGCGCTGATTTGCGACGGCCGACTGCTTACAATACTTATACAATTTCGGGCTTGCCTCCTACGCCTATAGCGTTGGTTGGTCGAGAGGCGATAAAGGCAGCACTGCATCCGGTAGAGGGTAGGTGGCTTTACTTTGTTGCTAAGGGCGATGGCAGTCATCAGTTTTCGGCCACGCTTCAGCAGCATAATAGAGCGGTTAAAGAATATCAGTTGAGACGTCGGAACGGTTACCGTTCCAGTCCTGACCAGTAG
- the tmk gene encoding dTMP kinase, with amino-acid sequence MSSGRFITLEGTEGVGKSTNLRFIESVLQQHQINYKLTREPGGTPMAEEVRELLLANRSEQVADDAELLLVFAARAQHLERVIRPTLETGSWVLCDRFTDATFAYQGGGRGLSKDMIAQLEAVVQRGLQPDLTILLDLPVEIGLARARERGELDRFENERLGFFERVREAYLDRANADPQRFAVIDASGTLEQVQQQISEVLECYLQKQGAACE; translated from the coding sequence ATGAGTTCTGGACGTTTTATCACACTGGAAGGTACCGAAGGCGTTGGTAAGTCAACCAATCTGCGGTTTATTGAGTCAGTATTACAGCAGCATCAAATTAACTATAAGCTGACTCGTGAGCCAGGTGGAACGCCTATGGCTGAAGAGGTTCGGGAGCTGTTGCTGGCTAACAGAAGCGAGCAGGTAGCTGATGATGCAGAATTGTTGCTCGTTTTTGCCGCCCGCGCCCAGCATCTTGAGCGGGTGATACGGCCAACGCTGGAAACAGGCAGCTGGGTCTTATGTGATCGTTTTACCGATGCCACTTTTGCTTATCAGGGAGGGGGGCGTGGGCTTAGTAAGGATATGATCGCTCAATTGGAGGCAGTGGTTCAACGGGGCTTGCAGCCTGACTTAACTATCTTGCTGGATCTGCCTGTAGAAATCGGCTTAGCCCGAGCGCGTGAGCGGGGTGAGCTGGACCGTTTTGAGAATGAGCGCCTGGGTTTCTTTGAGCGGGTAAGAGAGGCATATCTGGATCGGGCCAATGCCGATCCACAGCGGTTTGCTGTGATTGATGCCTCTGGCACGCTAGAGCAGGTACAACAGCAGATCTCCGAAGTGCTTGAGTGTTATCTGCAAAAGCAGGGAGCTGCCTGTGAGTGA
- the fabG gene encoding 3-oxoacyl-ACP reductase FabG, producing MSIEGKVALVTGATRGIGKAIALELGRQGAIVVGTATSDNGAASITEYLKNADVKGAGFCLDVGSNESVDSVLKSVQEQFGAVAIIVNNAGITRDNIMLRMKEDEWDSVMNTNLKSVYRMAKGCLRGMTKARWGRIINVSSVVASMGNAGQANYAAAKSGMEGFSRALAREVASRNITVNCVAPGFIDTDMTSGLAEEHKEVLQKQIPLGRLGQPEEIAAVVGFLASEAGGYVTGDTIHVNGGMYMS from the coding sequence ATGAGTATTGAAGGCAAGGTTGCGCTGGTTACAGGAGCAACTCGAGGTATCGGTAAGGCGATTGCGCTGGAGTTGGGGCGACAGGGTGCGATTGTAGTTGGAACTGCAACGAGTGATAACGGTGCCGCTTCAATTACAGAGTACCTGAAAAACGCTGACGTAAAAGGCGCTGGTTTCTGTCTGGATGTAGGCTCTAATGAGTCTGTTGATAGTGTATTGAAATCTGTTCAGGAGCAGTTTGGTGCGGTTGCTATCATCGTCAATAATGCAGGTATCACCCGCGATAATATCATGTTGCGCATGAAAGAAGATGAATGGGATTCTGTCATGAATACCAATCTTAAGTCGGTTTATCGTATGGCGAAAGGTTGTCTGCGCGGCATGACAAAAGCTCGTTGGGGTCGCATCATCAATGTTTCATCAGTTGTTGCTTCAATGGGTAATGCGGGTCAGGCAAACTACGCTGCTGCTAAATCGGGTATGGAAGGATTTAGTCGGGCACTGGCGCGTGAAGTTGCTTCACGAAATATCACGGTTAATTGTGTCGCGCCGGGGTTTATTGATACTGATATGACCAGCGGGTTGGCAGAAGAACACAAGGAAGTATTGCAGAAACAGATTCCGTTGGGCCGCTTAGGTCAGCCGGAAGAGATTGCTGCAGTTGTTGGTTTTTTGGCAAGTGAAGCCGGTGGATATGTCACCGGAGACACGATTCATGTCAATGGTGGCATGTATATGTCGTAA
- a CDS encoding YiiX/YebB-like N1pC/P60 family cysteine hydrolase gives MKDNDLTRLEKQVTAQLQEGDILFISIDAFLYKQVARGTGSWSSHVGFAIKEDNQWLVIESKVPVVSKTPLRKFLSRTCNGEVSVRRLKAPLTTAEITQLKQSADKLADSLSSKLYHLGFDFNSKRQFCSKFVHLVYQDALGIKLGKVETLRQLLNDNPQASVRFWRCWFFGFIPWKRQTLTPASQLKDPQLDTIFCTV, from the coding sequence ATGAAAGATAACGATCTGACCCGCCTGGAAAAACAAGTAACCGCCCAACTACAAGAGGGTGATATTTTATTTATCTCTATTGATGCGTTTCTATATAAACAGGTTGCGCGGGGTACTGGCAGCTGGAGCTCACACGTTGGATTTGCAATAAAAGAAGACAACCAGTGGCTGGTGATTGAAAGCAAAGTACCTGTTGTTAGCAAAACGCCTCTGCGAAAATTTCTTAGTCGTACCTGTAATGGCGAAGTCTCTGTCCGTCGACTCAAAGCTCCCCTTACAACCGCCGAGATAACCCAGCTAAAACAATCCGCCGATAAATTAGCCGACTCTTTAAGCAGCAAGCTTTATCACCTTGGCTTTGACTTCAACTCCAAGCGTCAGTTTTGCTCAAAATTCGTCCACTTAGTCTATCAGGACGCTCTGGGCATTAAATTAGGCAAAGTAGAAACGCTCAGACAACTTCTGAATGACAATCCACAAGCATCCGTTCGCTTCTGGCGCTGCTGGTTTTTCGGCTTTATACCCTGGAAACGCCAAACACTGACCCCCGCAAGCCAACTTAAAGATCCGCAATTAGATACCATTTTTTGCACGGTTTAA
- the acpP gene encoding acyl carrier protein yields the protein MSNIEDRVKKIIAEQLGVKEEEVTIEASFVEDLGADSLDTVELVMALEEEFETEIPDEEAEKITTVKLAIDYINAHQ from the coding sequence ATGAGCAACATCGAAGATCGCGTAAAGAAAATCATTGCAGAACAGCTGGGTGTTAAAGAAGAAGAAGTAACCATCGAAGCTTCTTTTGTTGAAGACCTGGGTGCAGACTCTCTGGATACTGTTGAGCTGGTTATGGCTCTGGAAGAGGAATTCGAAACTGAAATTCCTGATGAAGAAGCAGAGAAAATCACCACAGTTAAGCTGGCAATCGATTACATCAACGCACATCAGTAA
- a CDS encoding YiiX/YebB-like N1pC/P60 family cysteine hydrolase → MKPNDLNQLEVQVSAQLQEGDLIFTAIDLLVCRQVARETGSWSSHVGFVLKENDQWIVVESKVPFVCKTPLRRFLQRTRNSQVMVRRLRQTVTSEQINTIKQLTERQIGRLYHPGFKLDSERQFCSKLVYSIYKEAIGIQLGKILTIEQLLNENPQASSALWRFWYFGTIPWQRQTLTPASQLKDQQLQTVFSTV, encoded by the coding sequence ATGAAGCCAAATGATCTCAATCAGCTCGAAGTACAGGTTAGCGCTCAGCTACAAGAGGGTGACCTTATATTCACCGCAATAGATTTGCTGGTATGCCGGCAAGTGGCCAGAGAAACCGGCAGCTGGAGTTCGCATGTCGGTTTTGTATTAAAAGAAAATGATCAATGGATTGTTGTAGAAAGCAAGGTCCCATTCGTTTGCAAAACACCCTTAAGAAGATTTCTGCAGCGCACCCGAAACAGCCAGGTAATGGTGCGTCGCCTGAGACAAACAGTAACCTCAGAGCAGATCAATACTATTAAACAGCTCACGGAGCGCCAAATCGGCAGACTATATCACCCAGGTTTCAAGTTAGATTCTGAACGACAGTTTTGCTCCAAGCTCGTTTACTCTATCTATAAAGAAGCCATCGGCATTCAGCTTGGAAAAATATTAACGATTGAGCAGCTATTAAATGAAAACCCTCAAGCCTCTTCAGCTTTATGGCGCTTCTGGTATTTTGGCACCATCCCCTGGCAACGCCAGACATTAACGCCTGCAAGCCAGCTTAAGGATCAGCAACTGCAAACGGTTTTCAGTACAGTTTGA
- a CDS encoding DNA polymerase III subunit delta': MSEDLWLNRPLVLPWLKDRWEHLLDLKSRNRFPHALLINGPEGIGKACFSLALANYVLCRNPQDSSACGKCRSCELTASGNHPDLYQLHPDEPGKPIKIDQIRELTEFIYSTAQQGGYRVVIIDPADSMNINAANALLKMLEEPGENTLLMLLSHRLGQMLPTIKSRCQRVDMPPADAVIATKWVATQLEVEPEEAAQLLVITHNSPLQALAYKQDDLLGLRAKVLKGLADILKNRSSSVEVAQQLFKEDLELILGWIYSWMVDIARSSESEADPEVLRHNDARNMLLALARKVSSRKLYAYADLVQEARRDLMFRRNPNKQLLMEKVLGEWYSLPKG, encoded by the coding sequence GTGAGTGAGGATCTCTGGTTGAACCGACCACTCGTTTTGCCCTGGTTAAAAGACCGTTGGGAGCATCTGCTGGACCTTAAATCACGGAATCGCTTTCCCCATGCGCTTTTGATCAATGGTCCTGAGGGTATTGGCAAGGCCTGCTTTTCGCTGGCACTTGCTAATTATGTCCTCTGTCGAAACCCTCAGGACAGCAGTGCCTGCGGTAAGTGCCGTAGTTGCGAGCTCACAGCAAGTGGAAATCATCCAGATCTATACCAGCTGCATCCTGATGAGCCTGGCAAACCAATAAAAATTGATCAGATTCGTGAATTAACAGAGTTTATTTATTCGACCGCTCAGCAGGGTGGTTATCGGGTCGTGATTATCGATCCAGCCGATAGTATGAATATTAATGCGGCGAACGCATTACTTAAAATGCTTGAAGAACCAGGTGAAAATACATTGCTGATGCTGTTGAGTCATCGTCTGGGTCAGATGTTGCCAACCATTAAGAGTCGTTGTCAGCGAGTGGATATGCCGCCAGCTGACGCCGTTATCGCGACTAAGTGGGTCGCCACTCAGTTAGAGGTAGAGCCGGAAGAAGCGGCTCAACTACTGGTTATCACACATAATTCTCCGTTGCAGGCTCTGGCTTATAAACAGGACGACCTGCTTGGTCTGCGAGCCAAAGTATTAAAAGGACTGGCGGACATTCTTAAAAACAGAAGTAGCTCAGTTGAAGTTGCTCAGCAACTGTTTAAAGAAGATCTGGAGCTTATTCTGGGCTGGATATACAGCTGGATGGTCGACATCGCCCGATCATCGGAAAGTGAAGCGGATCCCGAGGTCTTGCGTCACAATGATGCCCGCAACATGCTGCTGGCTCTGGCACGTAAAGTGAGTAGTCGAAAACTTTATGCCTACGCAGACCTGGTGCAGGAAGCGCGCAGGGACCTGATGTTCCGCCGTAACCCTAATAAGCAGTTATTAATGGAAAAGGTATTGGGCGAATGGTATTCCTTACCTAAAGGATAA
- a CDS encoding Maf family protein, with protein MTQLILASSSPFRKEILNKLNLTYKAISPDVDETPLDTEIPIDYVARLSQAKAKALQADHPTALIIGSDQTAVINGEIIGKPGDYNNAFKQLSDASGQKITFYTGLTLLNASTGMLDTDVIPFHVHFRILTPSMIEHYLKAEQPYNCAGSFKSEGLGIALFEKLEGDDPNSLIGLPLIRLIRMLEEQGINVI; from the coding sequence ATGACACAGCTGATCCTGGCTTCCAGCTCCCCCTTTAGAAAAGAGATTTTGAATAAGTTAAACCTGACGTATAAAGCAATTTCGCCCGATGTAGATGAAACGCCGTTAGACACAGAAATACCTATCGATTATGTTGCCCGGTTATCTCAGGCCAAAGCTAAAGCCCTCCAGGCAGATCACCCCACAGCCCTGATCATTGGCTCAGATCAGACGGCGGTTATAAATGGTGAGATTATTGGAAAGCCGGGAGATTATAACAATGCTTTTAAACAGCTATCTGATGCATCCGGTCAGAAAATAACTTTTTATACCGGCCTGACTCTGCTTAACGCAAGCACCGGCATGCTTGACACCGACGTAATTCCTTTCCATGTTCATTTCCGCATCCTGACTCCGTCAATGATTGAACACTATCTCAAAGCAGAGCAACCCTATAACTGTGCCGGCAGCTTTAAGTCAGAAGGTCTTGGCATTGCCCTGTTTGAAAAACTTGAAGGCGATGACCCCAATTCATTAATAGGCCTGCCGCTAATCAGACTTATTAGGATGCTGGAAGAGCAAGGAATCAACGTTATATAA
- a CDS encoding YceD family protein, whose protein sequence is MSNTPLPKKIDPRKLAERGVRIEGQADVSLLPNLVTMLTDSQAVISVDLQFDNDELRIRTIKGSAQGKVSMTCQRCLEPVEIEVEAKFNLAVAPTEEHAKKLPKYYDPLIVEDDLELLPMVEEELILSLPIVPYHDDCSVQTSFGDEATADTETDFDKPNPFSVLASLKADK, encoded by the coding sequence ATGTCGAACACCCCATTACCAAAGAAAATTGACCCGCGTAAGCTTGCTGAGCGGGGAGTACGGATTGAAGGTCAGGCAGACGTGAGTCTGTTGCCGAATCTGGTCACAATGCTGACCGATTCTCAGGCAGTCATTTCTGTTGATCTGCAGTTTGATAACGATGAGCTGCGTATTCGTACAATTAAAGGCAGTGCTCAAGGCAAGGTTAGTATGACTTGTCAGCGATGTCTTGAGCCAGTTGAGATTGAAGTCGAAGCGAAGTTCAATTTGGCTGTTGCTCCCACTGAGGAGCATGCAAAGAAGTTGCCCAAATACTATGATCCTTTGATTGTAGAGGACGACCTGGAGTTGTTGCCAATGGTAGAAGAGGAGTTGATTTTGTCGCTTCCGATTGTGCCATACCACGATGACTGCAGTGTTCAGACTTCTTTCGGTGACGAGGCTACGGCTGACACAGAAACTGATTTTGATAAACCGAACCCTTTCAGTGTATTAGCCTCACTGAAGGCTGATAAGTGA
- the plsX gene encoding phosphate acyltransferase PlsX: MSDSICIAVDAMGGDFGPRVVIPASVDALKRHSHLTLQLVGQQHVITPLLADALKNSSAQSCVSRITVVDAANVIANDERPSRALRKRSDTSMFRAISQVADGAAQACVSAGNTGALMALGRFTLKMLPGIDRPAIITAIPSVDGASYMLDLGANVDCSAEHLLQFAIMGSVMTTAVEGIIEPRIGLLNVGEEEIKGNEQVKLASRLIREHGDLNYIGFIEGDDIFTGKADVVVCDGFVGNIALKSSEGVARLIGRQLRTSFSDSPVRRFIAWLAKPVLDEVRMHIDPARRNGASLLGLQGIVVKSHGSADRTCFGYAIDQAVAEVQMDVPGSINRRLESQAI; encoded by the coding sequence TTGTCAGACAGCATTTGTATCGCGGTTGACGCGATGGGCGGGGACTTTGGTCCCCGCGTTGTTATTCCCGCCTCAGTAGACGCGTTAAAGCGTCACTCTCACCTGACCCTGCAATTAGTTGGTCAGCAGCATGTTATCACCCCTTTATTAGCGGATGCGTTGAAAAATAGCTCTGCGCAATCCTGTGTTTCTCGAATTACCGTTGTTGATGCAGCTAATGTAATAGCGAATGATGAACGGCCTTCACGCGCCCTTCGTAAGCGAAGTGATACGTCAATGTTTCGCGCAATCAGTCAGGTTGCTGACGGAGCTGCTCAGGCCTGTGTCAGTGCAGGTAACACCGGAGCGCTCATGGCTTTGGGGCGATTTACCTTAAAAATGCTTCCGGGTATAGATCGGCCGGCTATTATTACCGCTATTCCGTCAGTTGATGGTGCCAGTTATATGCTGGATCTTGGGGCAAATGTTGATTGTAGTGCGGAGCATCTGTTGCAGTTTGCAATAATGGGCTCGGTGATGACAACTGCGGTTGAAGGGATAATTGAGCCTCGTATAGGGCTGCTGAATGTTGGTGAAGAGGAGATAAAGGGTAATGAGCAGGTCAAGCTTGCCTCTCGTCTTATTCGTGAGCATGGAGATCTGAACTATATCGGTTTTATTGAAGGTGATGACATTTTCACCGGCAAGGCTGATGTCGTTGTGTGTGATGGCTTCGTTGGTAATATAGCGCTGAAGAGTAGTGAAGGCGTCGCGCGTCTTATTGGGCGTCAGCTGAGAACCAGTTTTTCGGACTCGCCAGTGCGTAGATTTATCGCCTGGCTGGCGAAGCCTGTGCTTGATGAAGTGCGTATGCATATCGACCCGGCTCGGCGTAATGGTGCGAGCTTGTTAGGTCTTCAGGGAATTGTTGTTAAAAGTCATGGATCGGCTGATCGTACCTGTTTTGGGTACGCGATTGATCAGGCTGTCGCTGAGGTACAGATGGATGTGCCGGGCAGTATTAACAGGCGTTTAGAGTCACAGGCTATTTGA
- the fabF gene encoding beta-ketoacyl-ACP synthase II, whose protein sequence is MSRRRVVVTGMGMLTPVGNTVQETWTNILNGKSGAAEITHFDATPFGTRFSASVKEYDLSAYMSPKDARKMDLFIQYGMVAAIQAVEDAGLEVTEENAPRIGVAIGSGIGGLPMIEATHDTLNKSGPRRVSPFFVPGSIINMISGNLAIRYGFKGPNIAITTACTTGTHNIGFAARMIQNSDADVMIAGGAEMATTPLGVGGFSAARALSTRNDDPQAASRPWDRDRDGFVLGDGAGVMVLEEYEAAKARGATIYAELVGFGMSDDAFHMTSPPADGAGAAMSMANAVKDAGLNPDQVNYINAHGTSTPAGDIAESNAAKRVLGNAAADVRMSSTKSMIGHLLGAAGAVEAIFSVLAIRDQVAPPTINLDNPSEGCDLNYVAHTAQEAAIEAAVSNSFGFGGTNGTLVFRKL, encoded by the coding sequence ATGTCTCGCAGAAGAGTCGTTGTTACTGGAATGGGGATGCTGACCCCGGTAGGTAACACTGTCCAGGAGACATGGACCAATATTCTAAACGGTAAAAGTGGTGCAGCAGAAATCACCCACTTTGACGCCACACCGTTTGGCACCCGCTTTTCCGCCTCTGTTAAAGAGTACGATCTTAGCGCTTATATGAGCCCTAAAGATGCACGGAAAATGGATCTATTTATTCAGTACGGTATGGTCGCTGCTATTCAAGCAGTTGAAGATGCCGGGCTGGAAGTGACTGAAGAAAATGCACCCCGAATCGGGGTTGCCATTGGTTCAGGTATCGGCGGTTTGCCTATGATTGAGGCAACCCATGACACGCTGAACAAAAGCGGCCCGCGCAGAGTATCTCCGTTCTTTGTACCCGGCAGTATTATTAACATGATTTCCGGTAATCTGGCGATCAGGTATGGCTTTAAAGGCCCTAATATCGCCATTACCACTGCTTGTACTACCGGTACTCATAATATTGGCTTTGCTGCCCGGATGATCCAGAACAGTGATGCGGATGTGATGATTGCCGGTGGCGCTGAGATGGCAACTACGCCGCTGGGTGTGGGTGGCTTTTCTGCCGCACGTGCACTGTCTACGCGTAATGATGATCCTCAGGCCGCTAGTCGTCCCTGGGATCGTGACCGCGACGGCTTTGTACTGGGTGATGGTGCCGGAGTAATGGTGCTTGAAGAGTATGAAGCAGCAAAAGCTCGTGGCGCTACCATCTATGCTGAGCTGGTTGGCTTTGGTATGAGTGATGATGCTTTTCACATGACTTCACCGCCTGCCGATGGCGCTGGTGCAGCTATGTCGATGGCTAATGCGGTTAAAGATGCTGGATTGAATCCGGATCAGGTTAATTATATCAATGCCCATGGCACCTCAACGCCAGCGGGTGATATTGCTGAATCGAATGCGGCTAAACGAGTATTGGGTAATGCTGCAGCAGATGTCCGGATGAGCTCAACTAAGTCGATGATCGGTCACCTTTTAGGGGCTGCCGGTGCGGTTGAAGCGATCTTTTCTGTATTGGCAATCCGGGATCAGGTGGCTCCGCCAACGATCAACCTGGACAACCCCTCAGAAGGCTGTGATCTCAACTACGTTGCGCACACCGCTCAAGAGGCGGCTATCGAAGCTGCTGTGTCTAACTCTTTCGGATTCGGTGGTACTAACGGTACCCTGGTATTCCGCAAGCTTTGA
- the pabC gene encoding aminodeoxychorismate lyase codes for MTYSVLINGQSEQSVPVTDRGLAYGHGLFETIALNQSTPVAWQAHLARLRTDAERLAISLSADIDQLLEQDLTELLRLQSVILDRSVLKITITRGCGGRGYSVDDSVSINRIVQLNPFPDYPDKPSEKGISLRLCATRLAIAPQLAGIKHLNRLEQVLARAEWQSSDFREGVVLDAEGFLAEGTMSNLFWCKNGTLYTPELDRCGVNGIVRQRIIAIAEEQGIKLSIGRYKPDCLVSADEVIVCNSVIGVWPVVSAVMHENNRLSWSIGSMTRKLQSMLAAEGIY; via the coding sequence ATGACATACAGCGTTCTGATTAATGGTCAGTCTGAACAGTCGGTACCGGTAACGGATCGGGGGCTGGCGTATGGTCATGGTTTATTTGAAACTATAGCGCTGAATCAAAGTACCCCAGTTGCATGGCAAGCCCATCTTGCGCGCCTTAGAACAGATGCTGAACGTCTCGCTATCTCTTTGTCTGCTGATATCGATCAATTGCTTGAGCAGGATCTGACCGAGCTCTTGCGCTTACAATCTGTCATTCTGGATCGCTCCGTACTGAAAATTACGATAACCCGGGGTTGTGGCGGTCGCGGGTATTCTGTTGATGATTCAGTCTCTATTAACAGAATAGTGCAGTTAAATCCTTTTCCTGATTATCCTGATAAGCCTTCTGAAAAAGGGATTAGCCTGAGGCTGTGTGCTACCCGGTTGGCTATTGCTCCTCAGTTGGCTGGTATCAAACACCTGAATCGTCTTGAGCAGGTGCTCGCGCGCGCTGAGTGGCAGTCTTCTGACTTTCGCGAAGGCGTAGTCCTGGATGCAGAGGGTTTTCTTGCTGAAGGGACCATGAGTAATCTTTTTTGGTGCAAAAACGGCACGTTGTATACGCCAGAACTGGATCGGTGTGGTGTTAATGGCATTGTCCGGCAGCGTATTATTGCTATTGCGGAAGAGCAGGGGATTAAGTTAAGTATCGGTCGTTATAAGCCTGATTGTCTTGTTTCTGCTGATGAGGTTATTGTCTGCAATAGTGTTATTGGCGTCTGGCCCGTTGTGAGTGCCGTTATGCATGAAAACAACAGACTTAGTTGGTCTATCGGTTCGATGACACGTAAGTTGCAGTCCATGCTGGCTGCTGAAGGAATATATTAG
- the fabD gene encoding ACP S-malonyltransferase: MSQPLAFVFPGQGSQHLGMLAEIAAENPIIEKTFAEASEVLGYDLWDLTQNGPEADLNQTDRTQPALLTSGVALWRMWQEKGGKQPVMMAGHSLGEYTALVCAGAIDFKDAVNLVKLRGEFMQQAVPAGTGAMAAILGLADDAIQAACDAAAGDEVVSPVNFNCPGQVVIAGNKAAVERAIEGCKAAGAKRAIPLPVSVPSHCVLMKPAAEQMAIELKNIEVTMPDVTVIQNFTAKVPASVDELINNLLAQLYSPVLWTDSVQNMIEQGVEATAECGPGKVLSGLNKKVHRPLVVAAINDVAGLEKAQGV, encoded by the coding sequence ATGTCACAACCCCTCGCGTTTGTTTTTCCTGGTCAGGGCTCTCAGCATCTTGGAATGTTGGCTGAGATAGCGGCCGAAAATCCTATTATTGAGAAGACCTTTGCTGAGGCTTCTGAGGTGCTGGGTTACGATCTTTGGGATCTGACCCAGAACGGTCCGGAAGCGGATCTGAATCAAACTGATCGCACGCAGCCTGCGCTCCTGACATCCGGTGTCGCTTTATGGCGCATGTGGCAGGAGAAGGGTGGCAAGCAGCCTGTTATGATGGCCGGTCACAGTCTGGGTGAATATACTGCGCTGGTGTGTGCCGGTGCTATCGACTTTAAAGACGCTGTTAATCTGGTAAAGCTACGTGGTGAGTTTATGCAGCAGGCTGTGCCTGCAGGCACGGGCGCTATGGCCGCTATCCTGGGATTGGCAGATGATGCGATTCAGGCGGCGTGTGATGCAGCAGCAGGTGATGAAGTCGTTTCTCCGGTTAATTTTAATTGTCCGGGGCAGGTTGTCATAGCAGGTAATAAAGCGGCCGTTGAGCGTGCTATTGAAGGCTGTAAGGCAGCGGGCGCGAAAAGGGCTATCCCTTTGCCGGTCAGTGTGCCTTCTCATTGCGTGTTAATGAAGCCGGCTGCAGAGCAAATGGCAATAGAGCTAAAAAACATTGAAGTAACGATGCCAGATGTTACAGTCATTCAAAACTTTACTGCTAAAGTGCCCGCTTCAGTGGATGAGTTGATTAATAACCTTCTGGCGCAGCTCTATAGTCCGGTTCTGTGGACGGACTCAGTGCAAAATATGATAGAGCAAGGGGTCGAAGCGACTGCTGAATGTGGCCCTGGTAAGGTGCTGTCTGGCTTGAATAAGAAGGTTCACCGTCCTTTAGTTGTTGCTGCAATTAACGATGTAGCAGGTCTTGAAAAAGCGCAGGGCGTTTAA